The genomic segment ACCCCAGCTACCATGGTCTCCGCTATGCCCATGACTTAGGGGATTTATCTGCGATCGCATATATCCTACGCATGAGAGTGGTCCCCTTGAGAAACCTGGGTGCCTGCATCGCCCCGGACAACGCTTGGTTGTTCCTTCAGGGCATCGAGACCCTCCATCTGCGTATGCAGCGCCACTCTGAGAATGCATTAGAAGTCGCAAAGTTCCTTTCGAAGCACAAAGCTGTAGACTGGGTTCGCTATCCCGGCCTGGAATCCGATCCGGGTCACGCGACGGCTAAGAAATATCTCAAAAATGGCTTTGGAGCGATGGTAATTTTCGGTATTTCTGGCGGACAGGCAGCGGGACAAAAGTTCATCGAAAAATTGAACTTGTTCTCTCACCTGGCAAACGTCGGCGATGCAAAAAGTCTAGCCATTCATCCCGCTACCACCACTCATTCACAGCTTACAGAAGAGCAGCAGCGTTCTGGCGGTATTTCCCCTGAACTAGTGCGGCTTTCGATTGGGATTGAGAACGTGAGCGATATAATCAGCGACCTCAAACAGGCGCTGTCCTAGATGAGCGTAGGGCCTGTCTCAACTCAGTTTTATACCTTTGAGCGGCCCTTTGAGCTGGAGTCGGGGGATCGGCTTGATGGGGTTGCGATCGCATATGAAACCTACGGCACCCTCAATCCAGAGGCCAATAATGCAATCTTAGTCTTTCATGCCTTAACGGGCAGCCAACATGCCGCTGGCGTCAACCCTCACGTCCCTGGCGTAGAACCCCTGTGGACTTCAGACTGCGAGCAGGGCTGGTGGGACGCCTTCATCGGCCCTGGTAAAGCCCTAGATACCGATCGGTATTTCGTCATCTGCGCCAACTATCTGGGGAGCTGCTACGGCTCCACCGGCCCCCACTCCATTAATCCGAAAACAGGAACCTCCTACGGCAGCTCTTTCCCCCCGGTCACCGCCTGGGACGTGGTTCAGAGTCAAATAATCTTACTAGATGCCTTAGGAATTGACTGCCTTCATGCGGTCGTAGGCGGATCTTTAGGCGGCATGTTGGCGCTACTGCTTGCCACCCGCGCCCCTCAGCGGGTCAACAACGTAATCTCAATGGCAACAGGAATGCAGACCACCGTGCTGCATCGCATCCTGAATTTTGAGCAAGCCGTCGCGATTCGCAACGACTCTGACTTTAAGCAGGGGGACTACTACGACATCCACAGACCTAAGGTTGGCCTAGCCCTAGCGCGGATGATTTCGCACAAAACCTTTGTGTCTCTCGAGGTACTAGAGAACAGAGCAACCCGAGAGATCATGCCTCAAGATCTAAGGTCAAAGAACTATCCGCTATCCCATCCCATCGAATCCTACATGCTGCATCAGGGACAAAAATTTGCCGATCGCTTTGATGCCAACAGCTATCTGTGCGTCATGGATATGTGGCAGCATTTTGACCTCGGCGATCTCGGCCCGGAGCTATTTTCAGGGTGCAACCATCAGACCTATCTCGTTTTCAGCGTCGATTCAGACGTCTGCTTTTATCCCGAGGAGCAGCTTGCGATCGTTCAAGCTCTCAAAAACAGCAGCATCGCTGTCAAGTACATCACTGTTCATTCAGACAAAGGACATGACTCATTTTTGCTAGAACCTGAGCTATTCACGCCATATATCCAGTTTGTACTCAACGGCAATTGATTTTCCGTTTCGTCACTGGAAACCCTCTTCACGATTCCTTCCCAGTTGCTTGATAGTTTTTAAAAACGGTTAGTGTTTCCCAAAGCGTTACCGTATTTCACCTTGACTGAACCAAAATTCTCAGCAACTCGCTGGGAATTTTTTTTGTCAGGTTCATTTTTAAGTACAGCTCAAAGCATCGCCTCAGTCATGTGAACGTCTTCGGGCTTCTTGAGCTTTCCTCAGGTAATCGCGGCAGAGTAGACTACTTAGATAACAAATTGCTAAGCTACATTGCTTTTAGATTCCCATGAACTTAATAAAATTCGTTTCTCTTTTTTTGGCTAGCGCAACTGTTTTCCTAGGCACAGCCATAGCTGAAGCAGCCAACCCAGAACATCTTCAGCAGCTTTTACAGACCAATGAGTGTATTAACTGCGACCTAACCGATGCAGACCTAAGGGGCAAAAATCTTAGGGGGGCAAAACTCATGGGTACCTCTCTAACACGGGCTAACTTATCAGGGGCTAATTTGGATGATGCCAACCTAGGCGACACAAACCTACTGCAGGCAAACCTTGAAAGTGCCACCCTGCGCAGAGCCAATTTGAGTACATCTATCAAGCGGCAGGCCGATCTACGCCAAGTGAACCTCAAAAGCGCAGTTCTCAGCTATGCCCAGCTCAATGGCGTCAATTTAGAAGGGGCCAATCTAGAAGGGGCCAATCTAGAAGGAGCTAACCTATACGCAGCCATTATCAGGACGACGGCAAAAGAGCGGCATATCGTTCCCACAACGTTGCGGCAGGTCAATCTGCGCAATAGTACACTTCGGAGAACCAAGCTTGATCAGGCAATCGTTGAAGATACAGACCTGACCGGCGCAAACCTACAGGGTGCGAGCCTCAGACAAAGCCGAATTGCACGCTCTAACTTAAGCAAAGCTGACTTCAAAGGAGCAGATCTACGGCGAGCATCTTTTACTGAAACCAATTTAACAGGGGCAAATCTAAGTGCAGCTTTTCTCGCGAAAAGTAACATGCAGAATGTCGATCTCCGCGAAGCCGACCTTCGTAACATTGACCTGCGTGGGGCCAAGCTCTGCAGCGTCATGCTACCCACAGGAAATCGCTCTGATAAAGGCTGTTAGCAATAACGCTAGTTTTGCACCGAATCACTAGGCATGATTGCCCCAGACAAGTTAGCGCCCGTTAAATCCGCACCCTTTAAATCTGCACCCGTCAGGTTCGCTCGCTCAAGATCGGCTCCTGACAAATCACTACCCCTGAGGTTAGCGCCCGTTAAGTTAGCTGCAAATAAATCAGCCTTCTGCAGTTTGGCACCGGATAAATCAGCCTCGCTGAAGTTGGTCCCTCTCAGTTTTGCTTCGGTTAGCGTGGCATCTCGGAAGTCAGCTTTGGGGGCGCGGGTACTGCGTAAATCAGCCCCCGTCAAATTAGCGTCCCGTAAATCAGCCTGACTCAGATCAGCGACATTGAGCCGAGTGGTTTGTAGATTACCCGACCGCAGCTTTGCTCGAATCAGTTTTGTATCTGTCAAATTCGCTGCACTCAAATTGGTCCGCTTGAGATTGGCTTGGATGAGATTGGCGCCTTTCAGATTTACGCTGCTGAGGTCAACACCGCTGAAGTTAGCTCCTGCTAAATCACAGCGAATACAGATTCTCGTATCGAGCAAAGTTTGGATGTGCTCAGGCAGCCTAGCCTCAGCCACACTGGCAGCCAACAATACAGCAGCCAAAGAGATTTGAAGCTTCATAGCGAATACCTGCCTTAGAGACTACGGGGCTTATCTTCTGCAATGCCTTTACCAGGACCAAGATCTAAGCGCTTACGTCCGGGAGAGATTTGCAGCCAATACCCATAGCGATCGCGCACCACCCCAAAGGAGTAAATAAGACAGTTCTTAGTGGGACAATCCACACGAAAAACACCCTTCTTACCCGTTTTGACAGTTTTGTAGCCCTCTTTATCCGTTAGCAGTGGCAGAAGCTGCTGATCAAGCTGAGAAAAAACATTCCAGGCTTCTTCAGGCCGCTCCAAGGATAGGCGAGCCTGACGCATTTCTGACTGAGCCTGCGTTAGCTCTGCCTGTATCGCCTCTTGCACCTGTATACAGTCATTTTTAGGAGAGCACGGAATGTAGTGAATCGCGTTGTCTTCTAATGGAGCATCCCCACTATCTGCAAAAGTGACGTACTGGAAACCAACAATCTTGCCCGCCGCTTCCGCCGATCCCATCCAGCCCAATGTACCGAGCAGCAGCGTTATTAAACCCTGTTTAATCTTCATCGATTTTTCCTTGGCCGGTGTGATTAATTTTTTTTACGGTTGCTGTATATTATTTGAGCCTTTTTGGGACACTTACGCAAGCAGGGGCAACCTAGCCCAAAGCCCTGAATCATCGTGTGATCCCCGACGGTACAGAGTTCTGACAGCCATGTAAAACGTATTTGTACTTACCAAGCCGATGGAGCTATCCCCCCTTTGGCTTAGGGCTCTCCGGCTCATCTATCGCCCTTCTCTAAAATCGGAATCAAAGCTTCTTAAGGCTTTTGTAACTTTTGTGTCATCTTCCGAAGTAAGCCTCTGTTATTTATTTGGAACGTGTACTCTAAAAACATAAAGAAAATCTTAAGCAACAAAACCACTCCTGAATTTAGTACAGAACATTCCCTAGGCGGTGAGAGCTATGACACCCGATGCAATTCATGAACTTTGGTCCTTAGTTGAGTCAACTCAGACGAACGTTCTGCTGAACTTGGATGATACGACCCTTGTGCAGTGGTTAATTAAGCGCCTAAAGCAAAAGGGTATTCAGGATACGGCAGCCTGCAGTACTTATATCAGTAGCCGTTTGCCCCTTATTCGCGATCTGGCCAGCGATCGCAACTTGATCTATCAATAATTGAGTTGAAGATGGTCTAATAGAGGCTGGCCAGAGTTCTACATGGATATCGGCCCCATTGTTCAGACTCACAATGCCCCTATGGATGATCGGTTTACGGTAGAGGTTATTTCTCAGACCCCTAACCCCCAACAAGTTGCCTACGCGGCAATGCACCAAGACTATGCAGAGCAGCTTGTTTGGACAAAGCGCGATAGCTGGCCCGGCGAAGAGAAATGCGGCGAGCTAA from the Acaryochloris thomasi RCC1774 genome contains:
- the metX gene encoding homoserine O-acetyltransferase MetX, which gives rise to MSVGPVSTQFYTFERPFELESGDRLDGVAIAYETYGTLNPEANNAILVFHALTGSQHAAGVNPHVPGVEPLWTSDCEQGWWDAFIGPGKALDTDRYFVICANYLGSCYGSTGPHSINPKTGTSYGSSFPPVTAWDVVQSQIILLDALGIDCLHAVVGGSLGGMLALLLATRAPQRVNNVISMATGMQTTVLHRILNFEQAVAIRNDSDFKQGDYYDIHRPKVGLALARMISHKTFVSLEVLENRATREIMPQDLRSKNYPLSHPIESYMLHQGQKFADRFDANSYLCVMDMWQHFDLGDLGPELFSGCNHQTYLVFSVDSDVCFYPEEQLAIVQALKNSSIAVKYITVHSDKGHDSFLLEPELFTPYIQFVLNGN
- a CDS encoding pentapeptide repeat-containing protein, producing MASATVFLGTAIAEAANPEHLQQLLQTNECINCDLTDADLRGKNLRGAKLMGTSLTRANLSGANLDDANLGDTNLLQANLESATLRRANLSTSIKRQADLRQVNLKSAVLSYAQLNGVNLEGANLEGANLEGANLYAAIIRTTAKERHIVPTTLRQVNLRNSTLRRTKLDQAIVEDTDLTGANLQGASLRQSRIARSNLSKADFKGADLRRASFTETNLTGANLSAAFLAKSNMQNVDLREADLRNIDLRGAKLCSVMLPTGNRSDKGC
- a CDS encoding pentapeptide repeat-containing protein → MKLQISLAAVLLAASVAEARLPEHIQTLLDTRICIRCDLAGANFSGVDLSSVNLKGANLIQANLKRTNLSAANLTDTKLIRAKLRSGNLQTTRLNVADLSQADLRDANLTGADLRSTRAPKADFRDATLTEAKLRGTNFSEADLSGAKLQKADLFAANLTGANLRGSDLSGADLERANLTGADLKGADLTGANLSGAIMPSDSVQN